A window of the Kosakonia sp. BYX6 genome harbors these coding sequences:
- the ahpF gene encoding alkyl hydroperoxide reductase subunit F, giving the protein MLDTTMKTQLKAYLEKLTKPVELIATLDDSAKSAEIKELLAEIAELSDKVSFKEDNSLAVRKPSFLITNPGSTNGPRFAGSPLGHEFTSLVLALLWTGGHPSKEAQALLEQIRDLDGDFEFETYYSLSCHNCPDVVQALNLMAVLNPRIKHTAIDGGTFQNEITERNVMGVPAVYVNGQEFGQGRMTLTEIVAKIDTGAEKRAAEELNKRDAYDVLIVGSGPAGAAASVYSARKGIRTGLMGERFGGQVLDTVDIENYISVPKTEGQKFAGALKAHVADYDVDVIDSQSASKLTPAAVEGGLHQIETASGAVLKARTIIIATGAKWRNMNVPGEDQYRTKGVTYCPHCDGPLFKGKRVAVIGGGNSGVEAAIDLAGIVEHVTLLEFAPEMKADQVLQDKVRSLKNVDIILNAQTTEVKGDGSKVTGLEYRDRMSGDVHHVELAGIFVQIGLLPNTTWLEGAIERNRMGEIIIDAKCETSVKGVFAAGDCTTVPYKQIIIATGEGAKASLSAFDYLIRTKTA; this is encoded by the coding sequence ATGCTCGACACGACAATGAAAACCCAGCTCAAGGCGTACCTTGAAAAACTGACCAAACCTGTTGAGTTGATTGCGACGCTGGATGACAGCGCGAAATCGGCTGAAATCAAAGAGCTGCTGGCTGAAATCGCCGAGCTGTCTGACAAAGTTTCTTTTAAAGAAGATAACAGCCTGGCGGTACGCAAACCGTCATTCCTGATCACTAACCCAGGTTCCACCAACGGGCCGCGCTTCGCCGGTTCCCCGCTGGGTCATGAATTTACTTCACTGGTGCTGGCACTGCTGTGGACCGGTGGTCATCCATCAAAAGAAGCGCAGGCGCTGCTGGAGCAGATTCGCGATCTCGACGGTGACTTTGAGTTTGAAACCTATTATTCGCTCTCTTGCCACAACTGCCCGGATGTAGTGCAGGCGCTGAACCTGATGGCGGTACTGAACCCGCGCATCAAGCACACGGCGATTGACGGCGGGACGTTCCAGAACGAAATTACCGAACGCAATGTGATGGGCGTTCCGGCGGTGTACGTAAACGGCCAGGAGTTCGGCCAGGGTCGTATGACGCTGACAGAAATCGTTGCCAAAATCGATACCGGTGCGGAAAAACGCGCGGCGGAAGAGCTGAACAAACGCGACGCTTACGACGTATTGATTGTCGGCTCCGGCCCGGCGGGCGCGGCGGCATCGGTCTACTCTGCACGTAAAGGCATTCGTACCGGTTTGATGGGCGAACGTTTTGGCGGTCAGGTTCTGGATACCGTCGATATCGAAAACTACATTTCGGTACCAAAAACCGAAGGCCAGAAATTTGCCGGCGCGCTGAAAGCGCACGTTGCGGACTACGATGTAGATGTTATCGACAGCCAGAGCGCCAGCAAACTGACGCCAGCGGCGGTTGAAGGCGGCCTGCATCAGATTGAAACCGCATCTGGCGCGGTGCTGAAAGCGCGCACCATCATCATTGCGACCGGGGCGAAATGGCGCAACATGAACGTGCCGGGCGAAGATCAGTATCGTACCAAAGGTGTGACTTACTGCCCGCACTGCGACGGCCCGCTGTTCAAAGGTAAACGTGTGGCGGTGATCGGCGGCGGTAACTCCGGTGTTGAAGCGGCTATCGATCTCGCCGGGATTGTTGAGCACGTCACGCTGCTGGAATTCGCGCCAGAGATGAAAGCCGACCAGGTGTTGCAGGATAAAGTGCGTAGCCTGAAAAATGTCGACATCATTCTGAACGCGCAAACTACCGAAGTGAAAGGCGACGGCAGCAAAGTGACCGGGCTTGAGTATCGCGACCGTATGAGCGGCGATGTTCACCACGTGGAACTGGCGGGGATCTTTGTCCAGATTGGTCTGCTGCCGAATACCACTTGGCTGGAAGGCGCGATTGAGCGTAACCGCATGGGCGAAATCATTATCGACGCCAAATGCGAAACCAGCGTGAAAGGCGTGTTCGCGGCGGGCGACTGCACAACGGTGCCGTACAAACAGATCATCATTGCGACCGGAGAGGGGGCAAAAGCGTCGTTGAGCGCGTTTGATTACCTGATCCGTACTAAGACTGCATAA
- the ahpC gene encoding alkyl hydroperoxide reductase subunit C, with translation MSLINTKIKPFKNQAFKNGEFIEVTEKDTEGRWSVFFFYPADFTFVCPTELGDVADHHEELQKLGVDVYSVSTDTHFTHKAWHSSSDTIAKIKYAMIGDPTGALTRNFEIMREDEGLADRGTFIVDPQGIIQAIEVTAEGIGRDASDLLRKIKAAQYVASHPGEVCPAKWKEGDATLAPSLDLVGKI, from the coding sequence ATGTCCTTGATTAATACCAAGATTAAACCTTTTAAAAACCAGGCGTTCAAAAACGGCGAATTCATCGAAGTTACCGAGAAAGATACCGAAGGCCGCTGGAGCGTCTTCTTCTTCTACCCGGCTGACTTCACCTTCGTATGTCCGACTGAGCTGGGCGACGTCGCTGACCACCACGAAGAACTGCAGAAACTGGGCGTAGACGTTTACTCCGTTTCTACTGACACCCACTTCACCCACAAAGCATGGCACAGCAGCTCTGACACTATCGCGAAAATCAAATACGCGATGATCGGCGACCCGACGGGTGCCCTGACCCGTAACTTCGAAATTATGCGTGAAGATGAAGGTCTGGCTGACCGCGGTACCTTTATCGTTGACCCGCAGGGCATCATCCAGGCTATCGAAGTGACCGCTGAAGGCATCGGCCGTGACGCGTCCGACCTGCTGCGTAAAATCAAAGCGGCTCAGTACGTTGCTTCTCACCCAGGCGAAGTTTGCCCGGCTAAATGGAAAGAAGGCGACGCGACGCTGGCTCCTTCCTTAGATCTGGTCGGTAAGATCTGA
- the dsbG gene encoding thiol:disulfide interchange protein DsbG yields MFKRLFMLTLLPLTLHAEELPAPVKAIEKQGITIIKSFDAPGGMKGYLGKYQEMGVTIYVTPDGKHAISGYMYDDAGTNLSEKVINKEIYAPAGRELWQRMEKANWILDGKKDAPRVVYVFADPYCPYCKQFWQQARPWIDAGKVQIRTLMVGVIKPESPAAAAAILSAKDPAKSWHDYEQSNGKMALALPKSIPPEIMKSLNINQKIMDDLGANATPAIYYMNEDNALQQEVGLPDAEKLKTIMGEK; encoded by the coding sequence ATGTTCAAGCGCCTATTCATGCTGACTTTGCTCCCGCTGACACTGCACGCCGAAGAGCTGCCCGCGCCAGTGAAAGCCATCGAAAAGCAAGGCATCACCATCATTAAATCCTTTGATGCGCCGGGCGGCATGAAAGGTTATCTCGGCAAGTATCAGGAAATGGGCGTCACCATTTATGTGACGCCGGACGGCAAACACGCCATCTCCGGCTATATGTATGACGATGCAGGCACCAACCTGAGCGAAAAAGTGATCAATAAAGAGATTTACGCCCCGGCCGGGCGTGAGCTGTGGCAGCGAATGGAAAAAGCCAACTGGATCCTTGATGGCAAAAAAGACGCGCCGCGCGTGGTGTATGTGTTTGCCGATCCCTATTGCCCGTATTGCAAACAGTTCTGGCAACAGGCGCGCCCGTGGATCGACGCGGGTAAAGTGCAAATACGCACGCTAATGGTTGGCGTCATCAAACCGGAAAGCCCAGCGGCTGCGGCGGCCATTTTGAGCGCGAAAGATCCGGCGAAAAGCTGGCATGATTATGAGCAATCGAACGGCAAAATGGCGCTCGCCCTGCCGAAATCGATCCCGCCGGAAATCATGAAATCGCTGAACATAAATCAGAAAATCATGGATGACCTGGGCGCTAACGCCACGCCAGCGATCTACTACATGAATGAAGACAATGCGTTGCAACAGGAAGTCGGCCTGCCGGATGCCGAGAAGCTGAAAACCATTATGGGCGAGAAATAA